In one window of Nakamurella sp. PAMC28650 DNA:
- a CDS encoding putative quinol monooxygenase, producing MSVTALLELRLKPDSLDAAHRLLAEILVDTRAFAGCEAVDVLVDNADPAHVIVKESWVSAEADAAYRAWRAGDGATELGSVLTGAPVLTVLTLDASI from the coding sequence ATGTCCGTGACCGCTCTGCTGGAACTCCGCCTCAAGCCGGATTCGCTCGATGCAGCCCACCGGCTGCTCGCCGAAATCCTCGTCGACACCAGGGCCTTCGCCGGCTGCGAGGCGGTCGACGTGCTGGTCGACAACGCAGACCCGGCCCACGTCATCGTGAAGGAGTCGTGGGTCTCCGCCGAGGCCGACGCGGCCTACCGTGCCTGGCGCGCCGGCGACGGAGCCACCGAGCTCGGGTCGGTCCTGACCGGGGCCCCGGTACTCACCGTCCTCACCCTGGACGCCTCGATCTGA